A genomic region of Zea mays cultivar B73 chromosome 6, Zm-B73-REFERENCE-NAM-5.0, whole genome shotgun sequence contains the following coding sequences:
- the LOC103630012 gene encoding uncharacterized protein isoform X2, whose amino-acid sequence MAVGPYALRLSPPPRLDAMLFPQLRPHLRRRVSARVAASGTTWSPAANDSEDSFGGWWFPEYEKHMKQGRRRIGIQQLIVAPLHYVQDKLSTMESTEIIKEDASERESDEIEVSSATHDKKAEAITDDSRQNYRTAIASHFLFRVHTDPVHEEAFSILKKLQIIEKDVSSSDFCTRREFARWFVKLSSKFERKRMCRIVPNKLTSDTVQCAFDDVNIDDPDFLYIQSLGESGIVSSKLSNSLEMLTSGSPCSKGNTLFLPDSYLSRFDLVNWKVLVEHPRALRIDEKIPSQNVCILDLRACPDVSPSMLIELMAGENNIISRVFGNTRRLQPGKPVTKAQAAAALTSGRMKEAVHEELNKLEAENQAHLSLIAEIMEELISRGDIQQQWEQKMKKEQERALEVDNNLQHVLHEHANERTDREEELADLLKERAALECQNQELINLRSEIDGMYDRLATENEEVMADQQTLENLMSDMTSKHQAVNEAKSYLEAEKEALTMLRTWVEDEAGRVHERAETLEKALRRWRIPED is encoded by the exons atgGCCGTCGGCCCCTACGCTCTCCGTCTCTCCCCGCCGCCGCGGCTCGATGCCATGCTCTTCCCACAGTTGCGGCCTCACCTACGCCGCCGCGTCTCCGCTCGGGTAGCTGCCTCTGGCACCACCTGGTCTCCCGCCGCCAATGACTCCGAAGACAGCTTCGGCGGCTGGTGGTTTCCCGAGTacgagaagcatatgaaacagggGAGGAGGAGGATAG GTATACAACAACTCATTGTTGCACCATTACACTATGTTCAAGATAAATTGTCAACAATGGAGTCAACAGAGATAATCAAGGAGGATGCAAGTGAGAGGGAATCTGATGAAATCGAAGTTTCTAGTGCAACACATGATAAGAAGGCTGAAGCAATAACTGACGATTCAAGGCAAAATTACAGGACAGCAATCGCCAGCCATTTTCTATTCAGAGTTCATACAGATCCTGTACATGAGGAGGCTTTCTCTATATTGAAGAAGCTTCAG ATAATTGAGAAAGATGTTAGCTCCAGTGATTTTTGTACACGGAGGGAATTTGCAAGATGGTTTGTTAAGTTAAGCTCAAAGTTTGAGAG GAAAAGGATGTGCAGGATTGTTCCTAATAAATTAACTTCTGACACAGTCCAATGTGCCTTTGATGATGTAAATATTGACGACCCAGATTTCCTGTATATCCAAT CTTTAGGAGAATCTGGTATCGTATCCAGCAAGTTATCAAACTCCTTGGAAATGTTGACAAGTGGCTCTCCTTGTTCCAAGGGAAATACCTTGTTCCTACCTGATAG TTACCTATCTCGATTCGATCTTGTCAACTGGAAAGTGCTTGTTGAGCATCCACGCGCATTGAGAATAGACGAAAAG ATACCGAGTCAAAATGTTTGCATTTTGGATCTGCGAGCTTGCCCAGATGTGTCTCCATCCATGCTCATAGAGCTAATGGCTGGTGAAAACAACATCATCAGCAGAGTTTTTG GAAATACTAGACGCCTTCAACCGGGCAAACCTGTAACTAAAGCGCAAGCAGCTGCTGCACTGACTAGTGGCCGAATGAAGGAAGCAGTTCATGAAGAATTGAATAAACTTGAAGCAGAAAACCAAGCCCATCTTTCTCTTATAGCTGAAATAATGGAAGAGTTAATTAGTAGGGGAGATATACAACAACAATGGGAGCAAAAGATGAAAAAGGAGCAAGAACGGGCTCTTGAAGTTGACAATAATCTTCAACATGTATTGCATGAGCATGCAAATGAGAGGACAGACAGAGAAGAGGAACTAGCAGACTTGTTGAAAGAAAGAGCAGCTCTAGAATGCCAGAATCAGGAACTCATAAATTTAAGGTCAGAAATTGACGGCATGTATGATAGATTGGCAACTGAGAACGAAGAGGTCATGGCTGATCAGCAGACTTTGGAAAACCTGATGTCTGACATGACCAGCAAGCATCAAGCTGTCAATGAAGCTAAATCATATCTTGAAGCTGAGAAGGAAGCTCTTACTATGTTAAG GACTTGGGTGGAAGATGAAGCAGGACGTGTCCATGAACGAGCTGAGACACTTGAGAAGGCTTTGAGAAGATGGCGAATCCCAGAAGATTGA
- the LOC103630012 gene encoding uncharacterized protein isoform X3, which yields MITRGIQQLIVAPLHYVQDKLSTMESTEIIKEDASERESDEIEVSSATHDKKAEAITDDSRQNYRTAIASHFLFRVHTDPVHEEAFSILKKLQIIEKDVSSSDFCTRREFARWFVKLSSKFERKRMCRIVPNKLTSDTVQCAFDDVNIDDPDFLYIQSLGESGIVSSKLSNSLEMLTSGSPCSKGNTLFLPDSYLSRFDLVNWKVLVEHPRALRIDEKIPSQNVCILDLRACPDVSPSMLIELMAGENNIISRVFGNTRRLQPGKPVTKAQAAAALTSGRMKEAVHEELNKLEAENQAHLSLIAEIMEELISRGDIQQQWEQKMKKEQERALEVDNNLQHVLHEHANERTDREEELADLLKERAALECQNQELINLRSEIDGMYDRLATENEEVMADQQTLENLMSDMTSKHQAVNEAKSYLEAEKEALTMLRTWVEDEAGRVHERAETLEKALRRWRIPED from the exons ATGATTACAAGAG GTATACAACAACTCATTGTTGCACCATTACACTATGTTCAAGATAAATTGTCAACAATGGAGTCAACAGAGATAATCAAGGAGGATGCAAGTGAGAGGGAATCTGATGAAATCGAAGTTTCTAGTGCAACACATGATAAGAAGGCTGAAGCAATAACTGACGATTCAAGGCAAAATTACAGGACAGCAATCGCCAGCCATTTTCTATTCAGAGTTCATACAGATCCTGTACATGAGGAGGCTTTCTCTATATTGAAGAAGCTTCAG ATAATTGAGAAAGATGTTAGCTCCAGTGATTTTTGTACACGGAGGGAATTTGCAAGATGGTTTGTTAAGTTAAGCTCAAAGTTTGAGAG GAAAAGGATGTGCAGGATTGTTCCTAATAAATTAACTTCTGACACAGTCCAATGTGCCTTTGATGATGTAAATATTGACGACCCAGATTTCCTGTATATCCAAT CTTTAGGAGAATCTGGTATCGTATCCAGCAAGTTATCAAACTCCTTGGAAATGTTGACAAGTGGCTCTCCTTGTTCCAAGGGAAATACCTTGTTCCTACCTGATAG TTACCTATCTCGATTCGATCTTGTCAACTGGAAAGTGCTTGTTGAGCATCCACGCGCATTGAGAATAGACGAAAAG ATACCGAGTCAAAATGTTTGCATTTTGGATCTGCGAGCTTGCCCAGATGTGTCTCCATCCATGCTCATAGAGCTAATGGCTGGTGAAAACAACATCATCAGCAGAGTTTTTG GAAATACTAGACGCCTTCAACCGGGCAAACCTGTAACTAAAGCGCAAGCAGCTGCTGCACTGACTAGTGGCCGAATGAAGGAAGCAGTTCATGAAGAATTGAATAAACTTGAAGCAGAAAACCAAGCCCATCTTTCTCTTATAGCTGAAATAATGGAAGAGTTAATTAGTAGGGGAGATATACAACAACAATGGGAGCAAAAGATGAAAAAGGAGCAAGAACGGGCTCTTGAAGTTGACAATAATCTTCAACATGTATTGCATGAGCATGCAAATGAGAGGACAGACAGAGAAGAGGAACTAGCAGACTTGTTGAAAGAAAGAGCAGCTCTAGAATGCCAGAATCAGGAACTCATAAATTTAAGGTCAGAAATTGACGGCATGTATGATAGATTGGCAACTGAGAACGAAGAGGTCATGGCTGATCAGCAGACTTTGGAAAACCTGATGTCTGACATGACCAGCAAGCATCAAGCTGTCAATGAAGCTAAATCATATCTTGAAGCTGAGAAGGAAGCTCTTACTATGTTAAG GACTTGGGTGGAAGATGAAGCAGGACGTGTCCATGAACGAGCTGAGACACTTGAGAAGGCTTTGAGAAGATGGCGAATCCCAGAAGATTGA
- the LOC103630012 gene encoding uncharacterized protein isoform X1, protein MAVGPYALRLSPPPRLDAMLFPQLRPHLRRRVSARVAASGTTWSPAANDSEDSFGGWWFPEYEKHMKQGRRRIGFQSAVVVGLGASAAIALAGLAWRFPSSRKRIQQLIVAPLHYVQDKLSTMESTEIIKEDASERESDEIEVSSATHDKKAEAITDDSRQNYRTAIASHFLFRVHTDPVHEEAFSILKKLQIIEKDVSSSDFCTRREFARWFVKLSSKFERKRMCRIVPNKLTSDTVQCAFDDVNIDDPDFLYIQSLGESGIVSSKLSNSLEMLTSGSPCSKGNTLFLPDSYLSRFDLVNWKVLVEHPRALRIDEKIPSQNVCILDLRACPDVSPSMLIELMAGENNIISRVFGNTRRLQPGKPVTKAQAAAALTSGRMKEAVHEELNKLEAENQAHLSLIAEIMEELISRGDIQQQWEQKMKKEQERALEVDNNLQHVLHEHANERTDREEELADLLKERAALECQNQELINLRSEIDGMYDRLATENEEVMADQQTLENLMSDMTSKHQAVNEAKSYLEAEKEALTMLRTWVEDEAGRVHERAETLEKALRRWRIPED, encoded by the exons atgGCCGTCGGCCCCTACGCTCTCCGTCTCTCCCCGCCGCCGCGGCTCGATGCCATGCTCTTCCCACAGTTGCGGCCTCACCTACGCCGCCGCGTCTCCGCTCGGGTAGCTGCCTCTGGCACCACCTGGTCTCCCGCCGCCAATGACTCCGAAGACAGCTTCGGCGGCTGGTGGTTTCCCGAGTacgagaagcatatgaaacagggGAGGAGGAGGATAG GGTTTCAGAGCGCTGTCGTGGTTGGGTTGGGAGCGTCTGCGGCGATCGCGTTGGCTGGGCTGGCGTGGCGCTTCCCATCCTCCAGGAAGC GTATACAACAACTCATTGTTGCACCATTACACTATGTTCAAGATAAATTGTCAACAATGGAGTCAACAGAGATAATCAAGGAGGATGCAAGTGAGAGGGAATCTGATGAAATCGAAGTTTCTAGTGCAACACATGATAAGAAGGCTGAAGCAATAACTGACGATTCAAGGCAAAATTACAGGACAGCAATCGCCAGCCATTTTCTATTCAGAGTTCATACAGATCCTGTACATGAGGAGGCTTTCTCTATATTGAAGAAGCTTCAG ATAATTGAGAAAGATGTTAGCTCCAGTGATTTTTGTACACGGAGGGAATTTGCAAGATGGTTTGTTAAGTTAAGCTCAAAGTTTGAGAG GAAAAGGATGTGCAGGATTGTTCCTAATAAATTAACTTCTGACACAGTCCAATGTGCCTTTGATGATGTAAATATTGACGACCCAGATTTCCTGTATATCCAAT CTTTAGGAGAATCTGGTATCGTATCCAGCAAGTTATCAAACTCCTTGGAAATGTTGACAAGTGGCTCTCCTTGTTCCAAGGGAAATACCTTGTTCCTACCTGATAG TTACCTATCTCGATTCGATCTTGTCAACTGGAAAGTGCTTGTTGAGCATCCACGCGCATTGAGAATAGACGAAAAG ATACCGAGTCAAAATGTTTGCATTTTGGATCTGCGAGCTTGCCCAGATGTGTCTCCATCCATGCTCATAGAGCTAATGGCTGGTGAAAACAACATCATCAGCAGAGTTTTTG GAAATACTAGACGCCTTCAACCGGGCAAACCTGTAACTAAAGCGCAAGCAGCTGCTGCACTGACTAGTGGCCGAATGAAGGAAGCAGTTCATGAAGAATTGAATAAACTTGAAGCAGAAAACCAAGCCCATCTTTCTCTTATAGCTGAAATAATGGAAGAGTTAATTAGTAGGGGAGATATACAACAACAATGGGAGCAAAAGATGAAAAAGGAGCAAGAACGGGCTCTTGAAGTTGACAATAATCTTCAACATGTATTGCATGAGCATGCAAATGAGAGGACAGACAGAGAAGAGGAACTAGCAGACTTGTTGAAAGAAAGAGCAGCTCTAGAATGCCAGAATCAGGAACTCATAAATTTAAGGTCAGAAATTGACGGCATGTATGATAGATTGGCAACTGAGAACGAAGAGGTCATGGCTGATCAGCAGACTTTGGAAAACCTGATGTCTGACATGACCAGCAAGCATCAAGCTGTCAATGAAGCTAAATCATATCTTGAAGCTGAGAAGGAAGCTCTTACTATGTTAAG GACTTGGGTGGAAGATGAAGCAGGACGTGTCCATGAACGAGCTGAGACACTTGAGAAGGCTTTGAGAAGATGGCGAATCCCAGAAGATTGA